Proteins from one Capricornis sumatraensis isolate serow.1 chromosome 2, serow.2, whole genome shotgun sequence genomic window:
- the ESPNL gene encoding espin-like protein produces the protein MEEQRALAAATDGDLDTLEQLLEAGTLGPHVTDALGAGLVHHAARAGHLACVRFLVQRAKLPGNQRAHNGASPAHDAAATGSLAELCWLVRHGGCGLQDQDASGVSPLHLAARFGHPALVEWLLHEGHAATLETLEGALPLHHAAVSGDLTCLKLLTAAHRSGVNRRTRSGASPLYLACQEGHLHLAQFLVKDCGADVHLRALDGMSALHAAAARGHYSVVVWLVTFTDVGLTARDDEGATVLHFAARGGHTPILDRLLLMGAPIMRDSWGGTPLHDAAENGQMECCQTLLSHRVDPALRDDDGYTAAELAEYHGHRDCAQYLRDSTRPVPLLMTPPPPPFPPPPLLAARHPPEDGRSGGIGLGNPTPASLSPAWPGQPDQPPPRERTAHTATLRDTASATAVPTGAETATGGAPDSLVALQLDGMPLGDLDGLVPTRDERGRPIPEWKRQVMVRKLQARLGTAPAAPEAQDDGGRTDPMEQAAWRYSQTHQAILGPFGELLTEDDLVYLEKQIADLQLRRRCQEYENELGRLAAELQALLPAPLVSITVNSRFLSPGPGLEVSEAEPRGSEEGALQAAPGGQPLPFWCSHVARLVRSLSLLLKGVNGLVQGEERGPLEAQREAHRLAQASPPRSEAQREIQESGVSVRTLRGNFESAPGQPCTPSPGPCELGAQPGSCPRGCWPAPVPPCGGPIGENPGLGDTEEASDSGISCEEAPSEVGAVPGPDLASLRKERIVTLFLSHWKKSAYMPALRTAACRTLEAQRAGLQGQEAVGGPPLPSPLPSESPRPGRLWQQRSVIAQLLGHWKAILAHVPSRQLRRLSRRPCGPLSPEQFLPHVDGAPVPYGSLTLDLFMLGYFQLLECDLPAEERKTRHLLCFEVFEHLGAHGWEAARAFHKAVTDEVAAGRRAWTDGFEDIKARFFGSSRGPARDVEPGRKSGLTPLRPLPHASPRGPEPAAQRLGSGPQRGSFNSEDICGYIDRSFAFWKEKEAEMFGFGE, from the exons ATGGAGGAGCAGCGGGCGCTTGCGGCCGCCACGGACGGGGACCTGGACACCCTGGAGCAGCTGCTGGAGGCGGGCACCCTGGGCCCGCATGTCACCGACGCCCTGGGGGCTGGCCTGGTGCACCACGCCGCCCGGGCCGGCCACCTGGCCTGCGTGAGGTTCCTGGTGCAGCGGGCCAAGCTGCCCGGCAACCAGCGGGCCCACAACGGGGCCAGCCCCGCGCACGACGCCGCAGCCACCGGCAGCCTGGCCGAGCTGTGCTGGCTGGTGCGCCACGGTGGCTGCGGGCTGCAG GACCAGGATGCGTCGGGCGTCTCGCCGCTGCACCTGGCCGCCCGCTTCGGACACCCGGCGCTGGTGGAGTGGCTGCTCCACGAGGGCCACGCGGCCACGCTGGAGACCCTGGAGGGGGCCTTGCCGCTGCACCACGCCGCGGTCAGCGGGGACCTGACCTGCCTGAAGCTCCTGACCGCCGCCCACCGCAG CGGCGTGAACCGGCGGACGCGCAGCGGCGCCTCCCCGCTGTACCTGGCCTGCCAGGAGGGCCACCTGCACCTGGCGCAGTTCCTGGTGAAGGACTGCGGCGCCGACGTGCACCTGCGCGCCCTCGACGGCATGAGCGCGCTgcacgccgccgccgcccgcggcCACTACTCGGTCGTCGTCTGGCTG GTCACCTTCACCGATGTCGGCCTGACAGCTCGGGATGACGAGGGGGCCACCGTCCTGCACTTCGCCGCTCGGGGCGGCCACACGCCCATTCTGGACCGGCTCCTGTTGATGGGCGCCCCCATCATGAGAGACTCCTGGGGGGGCACCCCCCTCCACGATGCAGCGGAGAACGGGCAGATGGAG TGCTGCCAGACCCTGCTGTCTCACCGCGTGGACCCCGCCCTGCGGGATGATGACGGCTACACGGCTGCGGAGCTGGCGGAGTACCACGGCCACCGCGACTGTGCCCAGTACCTGCGGGACAGCACCCGGCCG GTGCCGCTCCTGatgacccccccgcccccgccgttccccCCTCCTCCACTGTTGGCTGCCAGACATCCCCCGGAGGATGGCAGAAGTGGGGGCATAGGCCTCGGGAACCCCACCC CAGCATCTCTCAGCCCGGCCTGGCCCGGCCAGCCAGACCAGCCTCCTCCGAGGGAGCGCACAGCCCACACAGCCACCCTGAGAGACACCGCCAGTGCCACGGCCGTCCCCACG GGGGCAGAGACGGCGACGGGAGGCGCTCCGGACAGTCTGGTCGCGCTGCAGCTGGACGGGATGCCCTTAGGCGACCTCGACGGGCTGGTGCCCACGCGGGATGAGCGAGGCCGACCCATCCCTGAGTGGAAGCGGCAGGTGATGGTGCGGAAGCTGCAGGCGCGCCTGGGTACAGCTCCAGCAGCGCCAGAGGCCCAG GACGACGGCGGGCGCACAGACCCCATGGAGCAGGCTGCCTGGCGGTACTCACAGACGCACCAGGCCATCCTGGGCCCCTTCGGGGAGCTGCTGACTGAGGACGACCTGGTGTACCTGGAGAAGCAGATCGCCGACCTGCAGCTCCGGCGCCGCTGCCAGGAGTACGAGAACGAGCTGGGCCGGCTGGCGGCCGAGCTGCAGGCCCTGCTGCCTGCGCCCCTGGTCAGTATCACCGTCAACAGCCGCTTCCTGTCCCCGGGGCCAGGGCTGGAGGTCTCGGAGGCCGAGCCCCGGGGCTCCGAGGAGGGGGCCTTGCAGGCCGCACCTGGTGGGCAGCCCCTGCCCTTCTGGTGCAGCCACGTTGCCCGGCTGGTGCGTAGCCTGTCCCTGCTTCTGAAGGGCGTGAACGGGCTGGTGCAGGGCGAGGAGAGGGGCCCCCTGGAGGCCCAGAGGGAGGCCCACAGGCTGGCCCAGGCCAGCCCCCCGAGGAGCGAGGCCCAGCGCGAGATCCAAGAGAGTGGGGTGTCTGTGCGGACACTCCGCGGCAACTTTGAGTCAGCCCCCGGCCAGCCCTGCACCCCAAGCCCTGGCCCCTGCGAGCTGGGGGCCCAGCCAGGGTCATGCCCGAGGGGCTGCTGGCCTGCCCCCGTCCCGCCCTGCGGCGGCCCGATTGGAGAGAACCCCGGGCTGGGTGACACGGAGGAGGCCAGCGACTCCGGCATCAGCTGTGAAGAGGCCCCGTCAGAGGTGGGCGCTGTGCCGGGCCCGGACCTGGCCAGCCTCCGCAAGGAGCGCATCGTCACCCTCTTCCTCAGCCACTGGAAGAAGTCGGCTTATATGCCGGCACTCAGAACGGCGGCCTGCAGGACCTTGGAGGCGCAGCGTGCAGGGCTGCAGGGGCAGGAGGCTGTCGGTGGCCCTCCACTACCCTCCCCGCTGCCCAGTGAGAGCCCGCGGCCCGGCCGCCTCTGGCAGCAGCGCAGCGTCATCGCCCAGCTGCTGGGCCACTGGAAGGCCATCCTGGCCCACGTGCCCTCCCGGCAGCTGCGGCGGCTGAGCCGGCGGCCCTGCGGGCCCCTGTCCCCCGAGCAGTTCCTGCCCCACGTGGATGGGGCGCCCGTGCCCTACGGCAGCCTCACGCTGGACCTCTTCATGCTGGGCTACTTCCAGCTCCTGGAGTGCGACCTGCCGGCCGAGGAGCGCAAGACACGCCACCTGCTGTGCTTCGAGGTCTTCGAGCACCTGGGCGCCCACGGCTGGGAGGCGGCACGCGCCTTCCACAAGGCCGTGACCGATGAGGTGGCCGCTGGCCGCCGTGCCTGGACCGACGGCTTCGAGGACATCAAAGCCCGCTTCTTCGGCTCCAGCCGCGGTCCCGCCCGGGACGTGGAGCCGGGCCGCAAGTCGGGCCTGACCCCGCTCAGGCCCCTGCCCCACGCCAGTCCCCGCGGCCCCGAGCCTGCAGCACAGAGGCTGGGGTCCGGCCCCCAGCGGGGCAGCTTCAACAGCGAAGACATCTGTGGCTACATCGACCGGAGCTTCGCCTTctggaaggagaaggaagccGAGATGTTCGGCTTTGGGGAGTGA